CCGGACCGCAGGGGCTCCGCCGAACTCCTCGACCGTCCCCCACGCCTGGCACTCGAAGCAGCGGCCGAGCCACTTGGCGGTCGTCCAGCCGCATTCGGTGCAGCGGTAGGACGGCCGGTCCTTCGCGGATTTCGTACGGGCAGCCATGGCGCCACCGTATAGGTGAGGTCGGACAGTGCGGCCCGGCGCGGGGTGCGGGCGGGGGTCACACACTGCCGCCGTGGGCGGAATCGCGGATTCCTGTCCCTTATTGAGCGATACGTTCACCCGTAAGGGTTAAATGTCCTCAAGGGGTACGAGACGTATGCCCTGCCCTGCCTACGGTCGCAAGGTGACGAGCAGCAGGCTGGAGACCCCCACGAACACCCCCGGCGCACACCGGGGGCAGCACCGTGCGCCCCACTCCTCGCCGAAGCAGCCTCCCGCCCGTTACGAGCCGCATCTCGACGGCCTGTTCACGTACTGCCTCTCCGTGCTCTGCGACCACGACGCCGCCACCGAGGTGCTCGGCGGAGTGCTGGCACTGGCGGAGCGGCAGGGCGGCCGGTGCCCGGCGGACGAGGAGGAACGCAGAGCCTGGCTGTACGCACTGGCCAGGTGGATGTGTCTGCGCAGGCTCGGCGAGCAGAAGCAGGGCCGTCAGGCGCACCGCAGGCCCGACGGGGCGCAGGCGCGCAGGCAGCCGGTCAGGGGGCAGGACGCCCCTCGCGGTCCCGCCGTACCGGCAGCCCGAGCGGGACGGCGCGCGCCCGCGTCCGCGCACGCCTCGAAAGCCGCGGTCGCACCACCCCTCACGCCCTCCGCGCCCCGATCCGCCGTGCCGGCGTCCACGGTTCCGGCGTCCACGGTTCCGGCGCCCGCCATGTCCATCTCCGCGTCCGCATCCGTTTCCGTGGAGAGCCCGGCGGCCGCCGAGGCGCACCGCCGCGAGCTGGCCCAGCTGGCCTGGCCCGAGGCGGCGGGCACCACCCCCGAACAGCGTGAGGCGCTGGAGCTCGCGGTGCGCCACCGGCTCACCCCGCGCGCGGTCGCCGCCGTCCTCGGGCTGGAACCCGCGACCGCCCGGGAGCTCCTGGCCGCCGCCGCCTGCGAGGTGGAACGGACGAGGGCCGCCCTCGCCGTCGTCGAGAAGGGCAACTGCCCCGCGGTCGCCCGGCTCACCGGCGACCATCGCGTCCTGCTCTCCGCCACCCTGCGCCGCGAGCTCGTACGGCATGTGGACGACTGCCCGAGCTGCCGCCGCGCGGCCGAGCGGGCCGGCGCCCGGGACCCCTGGCCGGGGGCCGCGGTCACGCCCGTGGCCGCGCTGGCGGTCGTCGAGGCGCCGCGCCCCTCCGCCTATGTGGCGATGCTGCACGCCCAGAAGCATCAGAAGAATCGGTCCGCCACTCCCCGGTTCGACCGGGCGGGCTTCCCGATGGACCCGAAGGACCACGCCGCGCGCCGGGACCGGCTGCGGTCCAGGGTCATGACGACGACGGTCGTCGCCACGGTCGTCGCCGCCCCCGTGATCGCCCTGTGGTCCGCATACCGGGGCGCACCGCTCACCGGCGAGGGGCGCGACGGTTCGGCGGTCACCGCGACCGAGACGGACGACGGCCACGGGGCCGACGACCCGTACGACCACTACGAGAACGCGGGCAACGCCCGCCCCGAGCCCGGCCCCGGCTTCACGGACGGCGCCCGCCTCCCGGACGTCTCCGCCGAGGTCATCAGCGTGGGAACGGACCAGGACGGGGGAGGGTCCGCCGCGGGCCGCCTCACCGTCGAGGTCAGGTCGTCCGGCGGTGCGACGACGATCACGCTCACCGCGTCGAAGGCGGGCCCGGTCGTCTGGTCGGCCGGCACGGGCCAGTCCTGGCTGCGCCTGAGCAACACCTCGGGAACGCTCGCGGCGGGCGACAGCATCACGGTCCGCGTCCTCGTGGACCGCGCGCGCGAACCCGCCGGCTACTGGACCGCACGGGTCGCCGTCGCCCCCTCGGGGTCGGTCGTGTCGATGCACGGGTACGGGGGGCGCGCGCCGACCGGCACGCCCCGGCCGAGCGGGCCGTCCCGTCCGCACCCGCCCGTTCCGGAGGAACCGTCGCCGTCCTCCCCGGGCCCCGAACCGACACCCACGCCGACACCCACGCCGACGCCGACGCCCGACCCGACGGGCAGCACCCGGCCGCCGACGGACCCGGGCTCACCGAGCCCGTCCCCCGACCCGACGGACACCCCGCCGCCGACCGACCCGGGAGAGGGCGGCCCGAGCACCCCGCCGGCGGCGGACTGACGGGCCCCGGGGCCCTACGCCGGATTCACCGGGTCCGCCGGGTGCGGTGCCATCGGCAGCAGCGAGGAGAGCCGCTCCTCGCACAGCTCGACCAGCCGGTCGTACGCCTCCTTGCCCATCAGCTCCGTGAGCTCGGGCCGGTAGGACACGTACACCGGCTCCCCGGCACCGTGCGCCGACGTCGCCGACGTGCACCACCAGTGCAGGTCGTGGCCGCCCGGTCCCCAGCCCCGTCGGTCGTACTCACCGATCGTCACCTGGAGCACACGCGTGTCGTCGGGCCGGTCGATCCAGTCGTACGTACGCCGGACCGGAAGCTGCCAGCACACGTCCGGCTTGGTCTCCAGGGGCTCCTTGCCCTCACGCAGCGCCAGGATGTGCAGGGAACAGCCGGCCCCCGCGGCAAAGCCGGGACGGTTCTGGAAGATGCAGGACCCCTCCCAGCGCCGCGTCTGCCGCTCCCCGTCGTCATCGGTCTGGACCCAGCCCGTCTCCGTACCCACGTCGTGGAACTGCCACAGGTCCGGGGTGAGCCGGGCGACGTGACCGGCCACCCGCTTCTCGTCGTCCTCGTCCGAGAAGTGGGCGCCCAGGGTGCAGCACCCGTCGTCGGCGCGACCGGCCTGGATGCCCTGGCAGCCACTGCCGAAGATGCAGGTCCACCTGGACGTCAGCCAGGTCAGGTCACAGCGGAAGACCTGCTCGTCGTCGGCGGGGTCCGGGAACTCCACCCACGCCCGCGCGAAGTCGATCCCCGTCTCGTCGGACGCCTGGGGTCCCTCTGTCTGCGGCTGCTGCATCTCCTGCTTCGTCTTCTGTTTCTTCGTGGCTTTGCCCGGCTTCGCCTTTTTCGTCTTTGGCACGAGCCCAGAGTAAGTCGGACCGGCGCATGGGCGGGGCACCGTGCGCCGGTCCGCCCCCACCCGAAGCCGCAGTAGCGTTCTGCATATGAGACTCGGAGTCCTCGACGTGGGGTCGAACACGGTTCATCTGCTGGTGGTCGACGCGCACCCGGGCGCCCGCCCGCTGCCCGCGCACTCGCACAAGGCGGAGCTGCGCCTGGCCGAGCTCCTCGACGAGGACGGGGCGATCGGCCCGCTCGGCGTGGACCGGCTGGTGACGACGATCGCCGACGCGCTCCAGGCCGCCGAGGACAAGGGCTGCGAGGACGTGCTGGCGTTCGCGACCTCCGCGGTACGGGAAGCGAGCAACGCCGACAAGGTGCTGGCCCGGGTGCGCGACGAGACGGGCGTCGACCTCGCCGTCCTCAGCGGCACGGAGGAGGCCCGCCTCACCTTCCTCGCGGCCCGGCGCTGGTTCGGCTGGTCGGCGGGCAAGCTGCTGCTCCTGGACATCGGCGGCGGCTCGCTGGAGATCGCGTACGGCATCGACGAGGAACCCGACGCCGCCGTGTCGCTGCCGCTGGGCGCCGGCCGGCTCACGGCCGGCTGGCTGCCCGGCGATCCGCCGGACCCGGCGGAGGTGAAGGAGCTGCGCCGCCATGTACGGGCGCGGATCGCCCGCAGCGTCGGCGAGTTCACCCGCTTCGGCCGCCCCGACCATGTCGTGGCCACGTCCAAGACCTTCAAGCAGCTCGCCAGGATCGCGGGCGCCGCACGCTCCACCGAGGGTCTGTACGTGCAGCGCACCCTCAGCCGCAAGGCCCTGGAGGAGTGGGTGCCGAAGCTGGCGGCGATGACGGTCGAGGAGCGCGGGAACCTGCCCGGCGTCTCCGAGGGCCGGTCCGCCCAGCTGCTGGCGGGCGCGCTGGTCGCGGAGGGCGCGATGGACCTCCTGGGCGTCGAGGACCTGGAGATCTGCCCCTGGGCGCTGCGCGAGGGAGTGATCCTGCGACGCCTGGACCACCTGACGTCCACCGAGGACGTGGCCCTGAACTGACGGCTCCGCCCCGGCGCGTCACCGTCATGGCCCTTCTCACTTTCGGCCGGACGCCCTCGGCGACGCGCACCGCTGCCCGTACGCTGTCTGCGTGGCAGAACCAGTGGTGCGCATCCCGGATGCGAAGGTCGCCCTGTCGACGGCCTCGGTCTATCCGGAGTCGACGGCGACGGCCTTCGAGATCGCCGCGCGCCTGGGGTACGACGGCGTGGAGGTCATGGTCTGGACCGACCCCGTCAGCCAGGACATCGAGGCCCTGCGCCGGCTCTCGGACTACCACCAGGTGCCGATCCTGGCCGTTCACGCCCCCTGTCTGCTGATCACGCAGCGGGTCTGGTCCACCGATCCCTGGGTCAAGCTCCAGCGGGCCCGTGCCGCTGCGGAGAAGCTCGGCGCGTCGACCGTGGTGGTCCACCCGCCGTTCCGGTGGCAGCGCAACTACGCGCGTGACTTCGTCACCGGGATCTGGCGGATGGCGGACGAGACCGATGTGCGCTTCGCCGTCGAGAACATGTACCCGTGGCGCTACCGGGACCGCGAGATGCTCGCGTACGCCCCCGACTGGGACGTCACCAACGACGACTACCGACACTTCACGGTCGACCTGTCGCACACCTCGACCGCGCGTACGGACGGCATGGCCATGGTCGACCGGATGGGCGACCGGCTGGCCCACGTCCACCTGGCCGACGGCAAGGGTTCCGGCAAGGACGAGCACCTGGTGCCCGGCCGCGGCGACCAGCCCTGCGCCGAACTGCTGGAGCGGCTGGCCCGGACCGGCTTCGACGGCCATGTCGTCATCGAGGTCAACACCCGCCGGGCGATGTCCACCGCCGAACGCGAGGCCGACCTCGCCGAGGCGCTCGCCTTCACCCGGCTGCACCTCGCCTCCTCGGCGCAGGTGCCGCGCTCATGACCCCGGGCGGCGAAGCCCCGGTGCCCAGGCGCCGCGGCCGCCCCTCCCGCACGACGGCGACGGCCGGTCCGGATGCGCGCACCCGCATCCTGGAGGCCGCCCGCACCGAATTCGCCGACCGCGGCTACGACAAGACGTCGGTCCGCGGCATCGCGAAGGCGGCGGGCGTGGACCCCGCCCTGGTCCACCACTACTTCGGCACGAAGGACGAGGTCTTCGCCGCCGCGATCGAGCTCTCCTTCGAACCCGCGCTGGTGATCCCGGCCATTCTGGGCAGTGACAAGGAGGGCCTGGGGGAGCGGCTGGCCCGCTACTTCATCGCGGTCTGGGAGAACCCGGTGACCAGGACCCCGCTGCTGGCGGTCCTGCGGTCGGCCCTGACCAACGAGGCGGCGGCGAACGTGCTGCGCGGCTTCGTCCTGCGGCGACTGCTCGGACGGATCGCGGAACAGCTGGACGTACCCGACCCGACCTTCCGCGCCGAACTGGCCGCCTCGCACATGGTGGGCATCGCGATGCTGCGGTACGTGCTCCGGGCGGAGCCCCTGGCCTCGGCGCCCCCGGAGAAGATCATCGCGATGGTGGCCCCGACCCTCCAGCGCTACCTGACGGACAGCTCAAGCCCCAGCCCCTCCACCGATCCGGACGGCCCGGGCCGTTCAAGCCCCTCCGGCGATTGAGGAGCGGGGCCCGGGGCAGAGCCCCGAAACCCACCACGACCCGCACCCGCACCCCACCTCACCCCCGCCCACCCCCTGAGCACCCAATCCCGCATTCCGGACACCCTGTCCAGATCCTGGCACCGGAGGCGTACGCTCGAAGCCAGTCTTTTCTGTCGAAGGAGCGAGAGACGATGCCGCAGCTGAGGTCCCGCACTGTCACCCACGGCCGCAACATGGCGGGCGCGCGCGCCCTTATGCGCGCCTCGGGCGTAGCGAGCGAGGACATCGGCAAGCCGATCATCGCGGTCGCCAACTCGTTCACCGAGTTCGTCCCCGGCCACACCCACCTCGCCCCGGTCGGCCGGATCGTCTCCGAGGCGATCAAGGCGGCGGGCGCGGTTCCCCGCGAGTTCAACACGATCGCGGTGGACGACGGCATCGCCATGGGCCACGGCGGCATGCTCTACAGCCTGCCCTCCCGCGACCTCATCGCCGAC
This genomic interval from Streptomyces sp. NBC_00464 contains the following:
- a CDS encoding Ppx/GppA phosphatase family protein — protein: MRLGVLDVGSNTVHLLVVDAHPGARPLPAHSHKAELRLAELLDEDGAIGPLGVDRLVTTIADALQAAEDKGCEDVLAFATSAVREASNADKVLARVRDETGVDLAVLSGTEEARLTFLAARRWFGWSAGKLLLLDIGGGSLEIAYGIDEEPDAAVSLPLGAGRLTAGWLPGDPPDPAEVKELRRHVRARIARSVGEFTRFGRPDHVVATSKTFKQLARIAGAARSTEGLYVQRTLSRKALEEWVPKLAAMTVEERGNLPGVSEGRSAQLLAGALVAEGAMDLLGVEDLEICPWALREGVILRRLDHLTSTEDVALN
- a CDS encoding sugar phosphate isomerase/epimerase family protein, whose protein sequence is MAEPVVRIPDAKVALSTASVYPESTATAFEIAARLGYDGVEVMVWTDPVSQDIEALRRLSDYHQVPILAVHAPCLLITQRVWSTDPWVKLQRARAAAEKLGASTVVVHPPFRWQRNYARDFVTGIWRMADETDVRFAVENMYPWRYRDREMLAYAPDWDVTNDDYRHFTVDLSHTSTARTDGMAMVDRMGDRLAHVHLADGKGSGKDEHLVPGRGDQPCAELLERLARTGFDGHVVIEVNTRRAMSTAEREADLAEALAFTRLHLASSAQVPRS
- a CDS encoding TetR/AcrR family transcriptional regulator, whose product is MTPGGEAPVPRRRGRPSRTTATAGPDARTRILEAARTEFADRGYDKTSVRGIAKAAGVDPALVHHYFGTKDEVFAAAIELSFEPALVIPAILGSDKEGLGERLARYFIAVWENPVTRTPLLAVLRSALTNEAAANVLRGFVLRRLLGRIAEQLDVPDPTFRAELAASHMVGIAMLRYVLRAEPLASAPPEKIIAMVAPTLQRYLTDSSSPSPSTDPDGPGRSSPSGD